The genomic region ACTCCGCTGGCGTTTCTCTCCTCTCGCTGTATTTCCGTGTTTGCAATCAGTGTGTCGAAGATCTCCGCCCTGCGATTGGCTCCCCGCTGGAGCCGGTCGGCTGGATTTGGTCCAATGGGATACTGCAACGCGAGCGTATGTTTGCTCCACGTCATCACGTAGAGAGAATTTGGAAGAGAGAATGTTGGATTTGAAGAAATTATTAAAGAGAATTTTGGATTCGAGCAGGGGATGAAGTGTATGAATACGCATCACTcaacaaaaagagaagagaaggataGAAAGACGTTTGATattagtaaaacaaaaaaaatgcaaaataaaatgtgagttgcaagttttatttgtcatatgcAGGTTAACACAGGGTCAACAGTACAAGACACAAATAACAGTGACATTAAAAAGCGGACTATTATTATCACTGCCATCAACAATAACGGTAATAACAAGAGTAACAACAATAATACTATCAAAACAACAATTAAGGCACATTGAAAGGCtttttcagatgtttttctGAATGTTTCTGTTGAGGGAGAGAGTTCCAGAGTATTGGGGACAGCGGTGGAGAAGGCCATGTCCCCCAAACTCTTAATCCCTCAGCTTTGGGACAGACAATCAGTCTCTGCTGAGAAGATCTCAGTGTTCGGACCTCATGGCGTATTGACATATAGGACAGGGTGAGACCATTTAGTGCATTCCACACAGTCTTAAGAATTTTAAAGTCAATTCTGTAGCTGACAGGGAACCAGTTTAGAGAGGAATTCCCTCATTTATGACCTAGTTCAAACTCTTGATGTAGCATGTTGAACCAGTTGAAGATGGGATAAAGAAGACTGGGTCATTCatatcattttatatatatttatatttatgctgCAAAATGTAAAATCCTCCAGATCGGTCAACCGCAGCACACTGCTATCTGATGCCGTgaagtgtttgttgtttacCTTTGTGTCATGAATAGCCCACACAGCTATGCTATGTTCACCTCCACATGTTGTCTTTTGGTATCTGACATGCtctgcataataataatattaaaagcagtgatactactactactaaaaaaaaatttcatATAAGAGAACACATTTGAAGTAACATAAGAATGtgttaaaattacatttaaaagaaaaggaaatataaaagaaatacaactagcacatgcatttttaagcgttgcatgcgttttgccttTTGCTGGGAAAAAAAATGGTTTCAAAACAAAGAACTACTGCTGCCTTCCTATTCAGCAAAGTTTCATATCTCAGAACATCTCttggatttggcctttaactgGAATTATCTGTCATGTGTCATTTTCCCTCCGTCCTTTATGAGTCTGCATCTGtttgacatttcattttccagtgttttcctgtgtattatattaaatttctttcatttttatgaAGATGATTTTTACATGAAGCTCTTTAAGGTTATATCAATCCATCTTGCTCCATGTATTCATAACAAATAATTGATGGACGTGCGTTTGTAACTTAGCTTCAACAATGCATGCAAGTTAGGGATTTAAAATTGTGAACATTTCTATATGACATCATATAGAACTGAGTAATAACTACTTCCATTTTTGGTCTCTTCCTTCAAAGAACGCTGTGGTCCAGTGATCTATTGTGTTGCATTGCAACAAGATATCTAAGAGCGTGTGATCACTACAGGGAATTTAAACTATGACGGGAttatggaaaaacaaacagttctGTTTCATGCTCCGGTTTCAAAACGTACATGTTGCATGGTTTTACAGGACATGGTGACTTTTGACAGTTTTCAGTCAGCTCTGAGGTTGaagccctctgctcctcttcattcCAACGTACCACTGTGTGGACGGATGCTCACCTTTCCCTCAACAGAGGATGTAAagggcaaaaaaaagaaaaagagagagtgcGCCAAGGAGGTGAGAATGACACCTTCGCACCGGGTTGTCAGTTTGCTTGTGGGCCTCTCTCCCCGCACTATCCCGCGCTTTCTCCCCTTCATCGTCCCCCTCTCGGTTCTCGTGTTTGGTTTTCAGACTGTGAAATCTAAGCCAAGGCAAGCTGTGTCACTGGGGATGAAAGATGTagagggcagaggagaggaggctgagaaAATAGAGGCCGGGGAAGACCTGGGGGTGGAAATCTGAAGGGGGCTGGAGAGATTTTATCGGACTGGAGCCTTTGCCAAATGGCCATCCGTCAAAATCTCAATTAGCTCAGTGGGATTTCAAGATCCAATGTAGGTTACTAcacaaattgattttaaaaaaagaagtcgGAGAGATATTTTTATAACATCAcaatttctttatttcactaaagattgtttaacattttaaaacagtttcTTAGAGTTTTCTCTATGTACAAATTtacatataaacatttacaaaatgatagataaaaaaacaactgtaaataaaatgCAGGAAGTCCCTTCAGTTTGAGGTTTGACAACATGCAAGTGGGATCACATCTGCAAGCATCCGCCAGTGTACCATTCAGTGATACTGTCCAGACAGCAGAAATGAGTTCGGAAGAGGCTCAGCTCCCTGATAATCCTGCTATcgttcagtttgttttcttgaTAAGCGGCTCCAGATCACTTAGAACAAGTAGATGGATTAGGATTTATTACTTACACAAGGCTTCAAATTAACTCTGATGTATTTTGTGCGAAATATATGCATCATTTACTTCATATTGAGTGCAATGTGTAAAATGTTGACTGAGAACCTGTAGTTTGGACACGAGTCATTAATCTGTTTACTTGTGTTGAGTTCTAAGTGAAAAATGTGCGATGTGACACTTTCTGTATTAAACTGTAGAACCTGTCTGCCTCCAGGGATACAACAGGGAGCTGAGTGctacatgacaaaaaaaaaatactacatAATGTATTGTATAACACAATATTTTCTCTCCatgaagagggagaaaaatTACATTATTGGCAGTTTGAGACCAGTAATACATGCACAGCTGTACCAACAGGTATGAAGATCTGAAAACAGGATAATGAGAATAACGGGTTCCTCTTGTTTCCGATCCAACTTTGATCCGTGTGATTCAAGTGTGTTGATCCGTTTTGTCCGTGATGACTGAAGATGATCTTAAATGGTCGTTAATGAGAATTCCATCCTCGTaataaagtaagaaaaaaaaaaaggtctttgaGGTCTTCTTCTTTGGAACGATCCACGTTCCTCatgcacacaaaccaacacatcaaacacactcacacacacaaacacactctgaaaGCTTTGTCCATGCTTgtataaaaaaatctgtataaaaAGATAATCTCTGAGTGTTCATGGTCCCAATGACCTGCATTGGTGTGGTATAGTCTCTGTTCTGCTCAGCTTTAGTGCAGCATCGGGACTAATAAGACTGGGATCATGgtgaggaggagtgagatggaAACCAGCTGCACGCCTGAGTTGCCGACGCTCCTCTGGACGTTTGGCTCCATCGCAGCAGGGTCatctgaggagagaaaagggaggTGAGCTTCAGTTTCAGAACTCACCCAGCTGAGCTCATCTGAGACTATTTTGCATCTGTCTGGTATTTTGTAGGGAGAATCCTCACCTGCTGGGAGCCGGTTTGAGGGGTTGTGCACTCCTCCGGTGGCAGGAAACTTCATTTTCCCTCCATCTAAACTTTTTCCCACCTCCTCCGCCTTGGATTTGTCGATGTGAGATTTCCCAGTGCCTTTGTGTCCGGCCACATCCACTCGCAGCTTCATGCAGTCCTGGCCGTGGTGATGCATTGGCTTGGCTGAAGAAGGTCGGAGAGAGGGAAATGTTTGAATACCAGAAACCTCCGAGGCACAGCAAGCAGATAAAAAGCCAGTGGTGCATGATTATTGATACTTACAGATATAATAGTAGCTCTCTCCCTGTCTGAACTCCTTGCCCAGGGTGAAGGGCGTGAAGCGCTGGAACTTCTCAGAGAATTTCTCAGGCGCGTGGGGAGCGAAGGGCCGGGAGCACTCCCAACGGAGCTGGTCGAAGGAGTGAGGCTTGCACACATCGTAgtcctccttctccaccatGTACAGAACATAGCGCTCAGCTGCATGCTGTGACACCTCACCGTGGGCGTAGTGGGGGCAGACGATGTCCAAATAGTCATTGATGCGCACTTCCACCGTGTACTCATCCCACAGGAAGCTGCagggaaacaggaagagaggaggttAGTGACAGATGTCCTCGTTTTTTAATTCACATAACACATGAATCGCATGGGCAGATATATCGTCTGCTTCTTTGCACACGTGTACAACACACGCCCAGGCTCATGGAGAAAACAGGGACTAATAATGAGGGCTAATCATGAATCGAAACGTGCAGCAACAGAAAACCGACTCCCTCACACAAACAAggcgtgtgtgcttgtgcaaaCCCGCCACTGACACAGAATTAGCAGGTCGGACTtgttcacttttgttttttggaTAGGAGAACACACCCAGGATCAACCTCAGCCACTCACACCATCCCACTCAcacaccatctctctctctctcaccgacAATTTAGCCTTCAGCAGAAACTCACTTCTCACCTGCTTACAAGCAGAAAACATTGTAAATGAAAGGAGCAACCCCCGAAGCCCAGAACACATTTCTACACTTCTTCCACACAACTATGTGACTCTTTCTGCCAAGTCTTTTACAGCTGTCTTTACTTTCTTGTTTCTTCTATTTGTGACTGCACAACTGTAATTTCTCTAATTTGCCGTCTCTATCTGCATCTGtgtctctcaatctctctccaaTTTCATCAAAGACAGAGGCCCAGTGGGTGGAGACAGCCAGACTGCCgctctccttctcccttttcATCTTTACCCTTCATTTAGTTTTATGGCTCTTTTTCAGCCTTCCTGTCTCCTCTTCGCTCACTTCCCATCCTTGTTTCCCCCCTGTGTCCTAATGAAGCAGAGACGGggaaaaataatgataaatccGGTACAG from Pleuronectes platessa chromosome 10, fPlePla1.1, whole genome shotgun sequence harbors:
- the efna1b gene encoding ephrin-A1b, translated to MDLACVVCLVLCVGAWFASAERHSVYWNSSNPNFLWDEYTVEVRINDYLDIVCPHYAHGEVSQHAAERYVLYMVEKEDYDVCKPHSFDQLRWECSRPFAPHAPEKFSEKFQRFTPFTLGKEFRQGESYYYISKPMHHHGQDCMKLRVDVAGHKGTGKSHIDKSKAEEVGKSLDGGKMKFPATGGVHNPSNRLPADDPAAMEPNVQRSVGNSGVQLVSISLLLTMIPVLLVPMLH